A window from Engystomops pustulosus unplaced genomic scaffold, aEngPut4.maternal MAT_SCAFFOLD_164, whole genome shotgun sequence encodes these proteins:
- the LOC140108659 gene encoding uncharacterized protein translates to MDHRRNVPLLTSKYRNLQDHQTMCHKLSKDARSTPEEITDLHITGISVSKLHDKNRETHGLQKAPVTQHGGRNVTWAQTSGWRLKAVPTQNVPVICAYSRPLKVTLQGHPLIASSSRAQNFVHHFGRNLAPADSELWWNYRFAAYTILSRNPGKPFRASQRIDNHDALGPSHLQRSKMKTWSKPRVVDVSTQTRSKDVQKDLNQLEAVCGTGRPGNLEKRMRELKSGPPRRCGLSVPGSHKPSFLPVMSPEPWPSSHTPEAEEISISVPLLPTLLMPGH, encoded by the coding sequence ATGGATCACCGCAGAAATGTTCCTCTCCTAACGTCAAAGTATCGCAACCTACAAGACCATCAGACGATGTGCCACAAGCTTTCCAAGGACGCAAGGTCTACTCCGGAGGAGATCACAGACCTGCACATCACCGGAATTTCTGTCTCAAAACTTCACGATAAGAATCGGGAAACTCATGGCCTGCAGAAAGCACCAGTGACCCAACATGGTGGCAGGAACGTGACCTGGGCCCAGACCAGCGGGTGGCGGCTGAAAGCTGTCCCAACACAGAATGTTCCTGTCATCTGCGCCTACTCCAGACCATTAAAGGTCACCCTTCAGGGACATCCACTCATTGCCTCCAGCTCCCGGGCTCAAAACTTTGTCCACCACTTTGGAAGGAACTTGGCTCCAGCAGATTCAGAATTGTGGTGGAATTATCGATTTGCTGCTTATACAATTTTATCCAGAAATCCTGGTAAACCTTTCAGAGCATCGCAACGCATTGATAATCATGATGCTTTGGGTCCCAGCCATCTGCAGAGATCAAAGATGAAGACTTGGAGTAAGCCACGAGTAGTGGATGTGTCCACCCAGACCCGGAGCAAAGATGTCCAGAAAGACCTAAATCAGCTGGAGGCTGTATGTGGCACAGGTAGACCAGGAAATCTGGAGAAGAGGATGAGAGAATTGAAGAGTGGTCCTCCAAGAAGGTGTGGACTGTCCGTGCCTGGGTCACACAAGCCATCTTTTCTTCCAGTTATGTCCCCCGAACCATGGCCATCATCCCACACTCCAGAGGCAGAAGAGATCTCCAtctctgtccctctcctcccAACCCTTCTCATGCCAGGACACTAG